A window of Limosilactobacillus reuteri genomic DNA:
AACTCGCCAAGAATTCGGCCACTTTGAAGCTGATACCGTACTTTCTGGCAAACGTAAAGGTCAAGCTATGGTGACTTTTGTGGAGCGTAAGAGTCGCCTGACAATTGTTAAACGGCTCCATGGTCGCGATAGTCAGTCCATGACTCAAGCCGTACTTGAACTAGCTAGTCAACTTCAGGACAAGCTCAAGACGCTTACCGTGGATCATGGGAAAGAATTCGCTAACTATCAGGCAATTGAACAGCTAACGGGTACTCAGGTTTACTTTGCCCATGCCTATTCACCGCACGAACGCGGTAGTAATGAGAACCGTAATCGAGTTTTGCGACGGTTTATTCCCAAGGGACAAGCCATTGAAGAGCTGAGCGATCGCCAGCTGGTTCAAATCAATTGGTATCTGAATTCCCGACCACTTAAATGTCTTAACTGGCACACACCAATCGAGATCTTCTTGCTTAATCTACGTCACTAAATTCATTCAAGTTATTTCTTGCAATCTGCCTTTCAATAAAATTCTTAGATAAAGTTACTAATGATTCTGAATCTAGCACTAACTGACGTGCATTATATTGATAAGTAGAACTACCCAACGTAAATTTCTGGTCACCATCAACTATTAACTGACGATACATAACTTCAGGGATAATCACATCAAACTCTTGTGGTACAAGAACCCTTTGACCAGTCTTTCGATCCTTCTTTGTCTTAGCAATTTGTGGCTCAATGACTGCCTTTAATTCTGCAAGGTACTTTTCATTACTCTTTTTCTTTGCTTGATTTAATTTGTTAACTGCTCTTACTGGGATTCCAACGATACGGTAAGTTTCACCTTTTTTATTTCGTAACCTAATGATAGACATATACGCTGCTTTACTTCCACTATATCCACCATAAATTGCTGTGGTTTTATTTTGCTTCAGCGGAATTAATTTCTTACCTGAATTAGCTGGGTAAATTGTTTGATCAAACAATGCACCACTTCGCGTATATACTTCTTGTGAAATTAACATGTACTTAAAATTATAACCACGGTTCAATTTGGCAACTAATTCATCACGATCACCAATAATTTCACCAGTTTCCTTGTTTATAATCTTAGTTGGTTTCCTTATTTTTACATTTTTGCCCTCGGGCTCAAGATCATACAAAAAATTAAAGTGGTTAGTTTTCATCCCAATCCGAGTACTTTGTTTATCAAATTTTTTAAACTGACCATAAACAAAATATGGCTGCAATTTAGGATAACGATTATATAGGTATTGCCCTATAAATGCACTTAAATACGCATCAACAGCATGATGATAGTCATTAACATCCCGATTCTTAATTAGGTTAAATGATTCACGCATTTGATGAGTTAAACTTGCTTTAACTTCAATAATCTTAGAATCAGGATAACGACTTGCTAAAATATTTGCAGCTAATTTTATAACTTGGCGTGTTTCAACTAACTGACGGTTCACAAAACCAACTGCTTTAAACTTATCGATACTTTCGGGATTAGTTTGCAAGTTATTAAGTTTACGTTTACTAATCAAGCCGTGCTTTTGTAATTTGTTCCAAAATGGTTTCATCTTTCCAAATTTTAAAGCCGGAACAGTGTCAGACTTAGCGTTATTATCCTTTCGTCTTACAAGTATCCGGTTATCTAATGAATCATCCTTAAGAAACGCCTGCGGAAGGATATGGTCAATGTCATACATAGTCGAAATTTCATCAATATTAATTGGCTTCCCTGTATACATATCGCGACCAAGCTGGGTAAAGTATAAGTATAACCGATCTGATAAATCTGAAACACTACCTAACTCTTTAATTAACTGATCATCTTTCAGTAATTCTTTAGCGGTAGTTTCATAAATTTTTTGGATTTGTGTTTTCCTTGACTTTGTACGATCTGACCGTTCATCCGAGCGAGCAAACTCTAACGAAATAAACTTTGGTACTTTTCCAGCTGCCTTAACAATATCATCGACAACTTTAATTACCTGGCGAATTGCCTTTTTATTTTGTGGTGAAGTATAGGCATTGGCCAGTACGTCTTCGTAATTATCCTCAGTTAATTTATCTTGGTTCTCGTTAGTAATCTGTTCAGCAAACTCTGGACGACTTTGAATCTCCATAAATGTTCGCTGTGAGTTCCACAATATATCAAGAATTGATCTCCCATTCTTATCTTTTAGTTCGACTAGTAATTTTCTTGATAATCGTCCCCAGCCTTGATAGCGATGGCTTACTAACTCATTCTTTTGCTTTTCAGTGAGCCACCCAATTTCTTGTAACTTAACCTTATAGATCCGTGAATCTTCAAAAACAGTTGACCATTCAATAATCTTTTCTAAATCATCCTGCTTATTAGGATCATCAACAATTTCACTTCCTAGTATTTTTGTAAATCAATATATGAGCTTAATTGTGAATTAAATTTTTCAGGATCAGAGAGACCTGTAATTTGAGGTCGTTCAGGGATACCAAGATTTGCTTGAAGATAATTAGCTAACTTCTTCCTATTAATTTTCTTTTGGTGCTTAAATAGGTCATTATAAAGATTTTGTTTAACCGAAACAGAGAGTTTTTTACCATTTACTCTAATCATATTTAGCTCATTCAATACCTTAAAACGTTCGTAAATAAGGCTATGGGCAGGTAATACATCTTCGCCGATTAAATACGTATCCTTAGTAATCATCCGCTTAATAAAGTTATTTGCAGACGAAATTCTATCTACTTTTTTATCAAAATTCCATGGCGTTATTTGACCATTTTCTTTACGAACCATCCACGCAAATGAAGCATTTTTATTTCCTTGTTCTGTTTGAGGAGTTGTTTTAGGATCAATTAACGGTCCAACATAATACGGTACCCGGAAAGCAATTAATTCATCTAGCTTATACTTTGCATCTTTATGCTCCTTAACTGGATTTAATTCTGCTAACCATGGATAATATTGAGATTGGTTTACTATAATCTGATCAAGTTCTTTTTGGTGAAGCTGATATGGAATGACCCCATTTTGATTGGTCCGTTGCTTAGGCATAAACTTTTCTTCACTAATTAAGCCAAGAATTTTTTGAGTTGTTTCGGACTTATCAAGATTCTTCTTTACTGCTTTATAAAATTCTTCTTGAGAAATATGTCCGCTTTTCTTCAAAGAATTTCCAACATACTGGGCGTAGGTTTCAGCAATCTCTTTCCGATTTTTTATAGGAAGGATCTTTACATATTTCTTTAATAAATCAAGGTGTTCCTTATGAGTATCATACTTATCAATCATTGCTTCGGAAAGACTCATTCCACTTGGAACAATTCCATTTAAAGTCAATCGTGAGTACAAACTTAAAATAATATTCAAAATTGATTCTTGACTTTCATCAAGTTCGGAAATCAAGTTGGGTAACTTATCATCAATGTCGGCGCTACTAAAGTTTAGTTTCCATTTGCTTTTATCATCTGCTTCAATTTTCAAAATTTCATTTAGTGAAAAGTTATAGCCAAGAATTGCTTTACTTATCTGAGTAGCAATTTGCTTATTTATTTATCCAGTTCCTTATTATCCTGAGACGTAAGTAAAAGTTTAGCAATTTGCTTATTTATTTATCCAGTTCCTTATTATCCTGAGACGTAAGTAAAAGTTTAGCAACTTGCTTTTGCTTATCAAACTTCTTAATACTATGATCCAGTAAAATATCACTTATTTCTTTTACATTTTGTAAATTAATTTCAAAAATATTATTAGGATCTTCATTTAAGCAAAGATTATTCAGCTCATTGAAATCACCTGCAAAATCAATCTTACTCGTATCAAAATGTGCTACAGGTGTGGAATTCAAGAAATTTCCCCGGTACTTGATCATATGGTGAATTGCTAAGAAGATAGCCCGAAGATCAAATTTTTTATTTTCAGTCATCAATGCATATCGCAAATGATAAATTGTCGGATATTCCTCAGAAAATTTTTGATCTGTAATATCAGGAAAAAGTAATGATCCACTAAAATTTTTGTTATTATCTTTTGGTGAAAGATTTGATTCCTTCAAACGTGCAAAGAATGTGGGATCAACAGGCGTAATATATGGGTCAAAAAACTCTTCTAATAATGATAAGCGCCATTTACGCCGGTTCAATCGCTGACGGGTAGTGCGAAAGCCACGCCGATCTGCCGCTGTTTGCCCTTCTTCAAATAGGTTAACCCCCACTACTGTTTTTCCTTTTAACTTAATTGGGTCATACTGTTCATCAATACCAGCGAAGCCGACCGAGGTTGCCCCAATATCAAGTCCAAGATTATAGTCTTTCTTTATCATCCTTCTCCTCCTAGATAAGTCATTCATATATAGCATAGCAGAATTTTTAACCTAAATCATTAGTATCTATTGCATTTTCGAAATCGCTTACAATGAATGATGAATTTCTTAATTATTTTTCCTTGTTTATTTCCCTTAAAAGGGCCTTATCCTTGCTCTTGCTGGTATTACTGTTGGAACTAGTACTGTGGACTTAGCACTACCTTTTTTCAATCAACCAGTGTTGCCTATGCTGCTGAGATGACAAAGGAAAAGAATGATTTAGCCAACCGTTATATCGCTGATTATTTAGGCAACTGTCAACAATATGAACAGAATGACAAAACATTCAAAGGCTTTTCTTCAATCAAAGATATTACCTATTCGCGGGACAACAAGATTAAAATTGATGTTAATAATGATATCTATCAATTATCTAAAGCTCATCGTTCACTTTTGATTCAAGATTTGCAAAATGGTGTGTATGGCACATTAGCAGACAACGACCTTAAGAAGTTATCTGAAAAAGATATTCAAAAGGGTTGCCCAACTACTGTTTACTTGAATGGAAAAGTAATTGGCCACACTGCCAAGAATGATAACCACCATATTATTTGGAATAAATAACAAAATAAGAGATTTGGGACAAAGTCGGTGCTCCAAATCTCTTGTTTTCAGTTAAAGATCAATTTCTAAAATAATCGGCGTATGATCGCGACGTTCTCCACTATCGATCATCCCCGCTTCTGTAATCTTATCAGCAAGCCGGTCACTGACTAACCAGTAATCAATTCTCCAGCCAGAGTTATTTTGTTTACTAGTAATTACCCGTTGTGCCCACCAAGAATAAACTCCCTTTTCGTCGGGATGAAGGTGCCGGAAACTATCGGTAAAGCCAGCAGCTAATAGTTTTGAGAAATGCGTACGTTCTTCATCAGTAAAGCCAGCTGAATGATGGTTGGTCGCTGGATGAGCTAAATCAATCTCCTCATGAGCCACATTAAAATCACCACTAGCAATTACCGGTTTTTGCTGGTCAAGTTCATGCAGGTAGTCTCGGTAACAATCATCCCATGTTTGCCGCTCATCTAACCGCTTAAGCCCATTACCGGAATTTGGTGTATATACTTCTGTAACATAGAAGTCTGGAAATTCAAGGGTAATGATTCTTCCTTCATCATCCATTGGTTCTGGCGCATTAATTTTAGGATAAGTTACTTTTGGCTCATATTGGGCTAAATAAAGGTACATGGTTCCAGCATACCCTTTCCGTGCTGGTTCAACGGAACTTCGCCATGCCACTTCATAATTGGGGAATAATTCTTGTAAAACCGTCAAATGCTTCTTAGTTGGCCCATTCTTTGACAGCTTGGTCTCTTGAATGGCGATGACATCTGGCTTCATCGCTGCAATCTTTTGTAATACTTCCCGCGTTTCTCCAGCCCGTACGGAGGTTCCAGTTAGTGCCGCATTAATTGAATCAATGTTCCACGAAATAAATTTCACAGCTATTTCTCCTCGTATTCTATAAATATATCCTTACGGATTTTGTTACATTACAACTTGTTTTCTGGTCACCGCATGATAACCTCTAATTATCATTGGCTTTGGTCAGCTGGTATAGGTTATTTTCTCCTGTAGTTTTAACTACTTAAAAAGTCTGCCGCCCAGACAATCAACTGATTTTCGAACTCACATGCTGTATCGATTAGAAAGTTTGCTAATTCAGAGTAGGATTAGGTGCAGCTTTGACTCTCTAACCAATGAATACTGATACTTGCGAGGATGTTTTTAGTGATTGTAATTAAGGGCTATCATGCAGTGATCAGATTAAGACCAGTAAATTTTAATGAAAGGAGGCCATTCCAATGAAACTTTTTGTCGGTATTGACGTTAGCTCAAAAGATTTAGTCACTTCAATGATTTCTGAAGAAACATGTGATGTTGTTTTTCAAGGTAACTTTGTTAATGATTTGAAAGGCGCAACCGAATTAAAAGCCATTATTATTAACACGGCGAATTCAAATCATCTCGACCAAGTTGTGATTGGCATGGAAGCTACTTCCATTTACAGTTTTCACCCCGCAATGTTTTTTCAAGAAGACGCTGACCTCAAAAAACTTAATACGCAATCAGTAGTCATCGATCCCAAGAAAACTAAGCGGTATCATGATGTCTTCGCTGAAGATAAAAATGACCAAATTGATGCTTTTTATATTGCGGACTTCTTACGTGTTGGACGTTATTCAACAGGGATTGTTCGCCAAGAAAACTATATTGCCCTGCAACGATTAACGCGTTCCCGGTATGAGCTTGTTCAAAGCTTAGTTCGCGCCAAGCAACACTTTATTGAGAATTTATATTATAAGCTCAATAAACTAGTGATTTCTGATGAACTTAATACCTCAGTCTTTGGTTCGACGATGATGAGTCTGTTAACCGAAGATATGACCACTGATGACTTACTTAACATTTCAATTAATGATTTAGCTGATTACCTGAATGAACACGGTCGGGGTCGCTTCGCGAACCCTGAAGCCTTGGCAAAAACGATTCAAAAAGCAGTTCGCACTTCTTATCGTTTAGACAAGGTAATTGCTAATTCGGTTGATACTGTTCTCTCAGTTTATGCCGAGGAAATTAAAGCTTTTCAGAAAATGATTAAAGACCTCGACAAGGCAATTGAAGAAGTAACGAAAGTCATCGGTAAGGAGGAAGAAGTTCTGCGTTCAATTCCCGGAATTGGACCAGTATACGCTGCTGGTATCTTAGCCGAAATTGGTCAAATTGACCGATTTGATAATGAAGCTAAGCTAGCTAAGTACGCTGGGCTTTCCTGGCGAGAAAAGCAGTCCGGAGGTTACGCTAGTGACAACACTCCACTCAAAAGAACTGGCAATGCTTATCTTAGATACTATCTGGTTGAAGCTGCCAACCGCGTTAGAATTCAGGATCCAGTTTTGGGCGAGTATTATCAGCGTAAATATAAAGAAGTGAAGCATACACCATCAAAACGCGCCCTCGTTCTTACCGCACGTAAACTTATCAGGGTGATTTTCTTCCTACTCAAAAATCATCAAATCTATCAGGAGAAGAGGTAATTGGTATAGGAAGATAACTTGATTCTCGACGCTTAATTTTTAAAACACCTTGGTATCAAGGCTTATTTAAGTGCGTCAAAAATCTGGTCAAAACAAGTTCGTCAGTGATAATTTCATCTTGACTTATTACCACATGACTTTTTATTTCTTGATTTAAGGTCGCTTTCTTTGATGAATACCCCATCAGTAGTTGTCTTACCCGTTCGCTTTGCAATTTCTTGATAAGCTGCGGCAAGCGCTTGTTGATGGTCAACGCCCACTAATTTACAAAAGATTAGCAGTGCAATCTGTAAGTCACCGATGCTGTCGATAAGCTTAGTCTGATTTTCCTTATTATACGCACTAGAAAGTTCGCCAAGCTCTTCTGCCATCTTCATAAATTCGACACGTGGATCCGCGTGGTCAATCCCGCGTTCATGCGCCCACTCATCAATTTTTTGAAACAGATCCTCGTAATTCATCACATGTCACCTCATCAAGTGATAATTCTAGTCTTAACTATAAAATAAAAGAACTAGCTACGCAATAAGAAAATTTCACGCAAGCCTTCTTAACAGTATTTATCAATCACCGCTGTTATAATTATTGCTAGAGAAGGGAAGTGAAACAAGTGGACTTAACCAAGTATCGAATCGATCCTGCTAAGTTTGCTTCAGCTTGTGTTTAAAGTTCACCTGATCTTACCACTGAAGATAAATTAAGGATTTACAAGGAAGCATACGAAGAAGCGCTTACTTTCTATCACCAAATTCAAACAGCCGTTATTAATAAAGGTCGTTCAAAAGAAGATCGCAGTCTTAAGGAAATGGGAGACTTTTTCGATTTAAAGAACTAAATTAATCACCGAACTCACTACCTATCAAAATCTCCCATCCCAATTGATGAAAAATGTTTTTAAAATTAATTTACTTTGACTACTCACTGCAATCATGATTGTGGTGAGTTTTTTAATTTAAAATAAAAAAGGATGCCGATTAAGGCACCCTGTTTACCGGTACGGATTAAGTAACGAACTGAATCCATTTTGCACACCGGCATCTTTATCATTATGCTTTAATTATAACACAGTAATTCTGTGATACAATAGTCAAGCACGCTGTTAGGCGTAACGAACCTACAAATATATGCAAGTTGGGAGGTGTCCCAATTGCATTGGTGCATCTTTATCATTATCGTGCCGAACGGGCTCGTTAAGCAACTGTTACACTTTGTAAAGGTTGCAATCAAAAAGGCTCTCAAACGCCTAATTGAGGAATTACTTGGTTAAAACTCCATTTAATTCCAAGAGGAGGTGGGCGAGATGTTATTTCAGCGGTAGCGTTTATTTGCTATCGCTGTTTTATTATCCCGAAATGTCAATTTAAGTTAGAAAGAAAATAGTTGCTCATCAGTGACGTAAGACATGAATACTTCATATGGAGTTCGATAGCCTAGTGATTTACGGGGCAGGTTATTTCGCTTACTCATCAGTTGGGTTACCAATTCATCAGGAAGATTGCGGAAATCTAGCTGTTTCGTTAAGCCATCCCGGCGTAAAAGACCGTTGTTGTTTTCGTTCAGCCCTCGTTGATTGGGAGCACCAACCTCGGCAAAGTAAGTGTGAAGGTCAAATTGATTGGCAATCTCGCGCTAGCCGGCGAATTCTTTTCCGTTGTCAAAGGTAATCGATTTGAAGAAGTACCGCGGGAATTTCCGAAGCCACTGACTTAAGTGTTGGTTAATCGCATCAGCCGTCTTTTCGTGCACATTGAGTATAATTTCGACCTTCGATTGGCGTTCGGTCAGGGTCATTACCGCCCCTTGGTGCTTTTTGCCTTGGACGGTATCAGCTTCAAGGTGCCCAAATTCAGTGGCATAGTGCGGAAAGTCCTTGGCACGCTCGTGAATACTTCGCCCCAATTGGCCAGCCTTCCCGCGGCGCTCGACATAGCAATTCGGGTGCCGCTTACCTCGCATCGGCAAGGAACGGACATCGAAGCCGAACTGGCCACGTTCAAACATCCGGTAAAGAGTTCGCCGGTTACAACTAATTGGGCGCTCAGCGCGCCCAATAATGGTATCAGGCGTCCACCCCTGGGCAATTTTGTCGTTGATATAAGTGAGTTCAGCCAGTGACAACTGAGTACGTTTTCGGCCACAACGTTGCTTATTGCGCATATAGTGATCTTGATAATCAGCAATTGAGGCACCGGTTTCCAGGTAACGATAAACGCGATAAACGGTTTCGGCGCAACGGTTGATCATTTGGGCCACTCGGTACGCTTTAAGCTTTTGCACGAAAGAATGGGCGATGATTGTCAGCTCGTTTGTGGTAAGATGGGTGTAAGTCATTTGTGGTTTCCTTTCTTTTGTTTAGGGGTATTCAAAAGTCTACCACAAATGGCTTTTCTATTTTTCTAACTTATTTTCTAACTTAATTTTACAAACGGCGTATACTTAAAAAGCCTGAGCAGCAATTGCAGTTCAAAGCTTTTCTTAAAAATAATTTTAAAACAAAAAAAGAACCCTTGATACACAAGGGTTCTGCACTACTAGTTGTCACGACGACGTTCAGCGATACGAGTAGCCTTACCAGTACGTTCACGTAAGTAGTAAAGCTTAGCACGACGTACACGACCGTAACGAAGAACATCAATCTTGTCAACACGTGGTGAGTGAACTGGGAAAGTACGTTCAACACCTACACCGTTACTGATCTTACGTACAGTGTAAGTAGCACTGATACCAGCACCGTGGCGCTTGATAACAACACCTTCGAACATTTGGATACGTTCACGTGAACCTTCAACGATCCGAGCGTGAACACGAACAGTATCACCGGCACGGAATTCTGGAATATCATCCCGTAATTGACTAGCAGTAATCTTTTCGATTAACTTATTTTGACGCATAATGTATTTCTTTCCTTTCGCCGACATTCATGTCCTGTATGACGGGCAGCGGAATACCGTTATTCACAGCTAAACAGCCAATAACTACTATACATTGTTTTCGACTGTCTTTCAAGGGTAAATTAGTGGGTTTCTTTATTAATGATTGAATGACGAATCCCATAGATAAAGTAAATTAACAAACCAATCACAAACCAACCAACCATTAAAATTTTCGCATCAGTATTTAGGCCCCAGAAGATCACAGCTGAAAAGATCGCCGAAATCGCTGGAAGTACTGGATATAACGGCATCTTAAACTGAGCTTCGGGTAAATCTACCCCTTCCCGCGGACGCAAGGCATAGATTCCCAGAGAAATAAAGATAAATGCGACCAGGGTTCCCGCAGAAACAAGGGTTGCCAAGAACGTAAATGGGAAAACAGAACCCAAGATCATAGCCAAGAAAGTAATCATCCATAATGCATGATTAGGGACGTGTTTATCATCGATTTGTCCGAGTGATTTTGGTAATAACCTATCCCGTCCAAAAGCATAGATTAGTCGAGAGGAAGCTAAGAGAATTGCGATTAATGCCGAGAAAATACCAACAATCGCAACAACAGAAAGCAAGTTCGCCGTAATATAGTGTCCAGACTGCCTTAAAGCCCAGGCTGCTGGTTCCGCATTATTTGCATAACGGCTATATTTAAACATCCCCACTAATACGAGCGAAACTGCAATAAAGAAGCCTGTTCCTAGTAAGAGTGTCCCGATCAATCCTCGTGGCATTGTCTTTTCCGGGTTAATCGTTTCAGCTGTATTAGCCGCAATCGCATCAAAGCCGACATAGGCAATAAAGATTTGCGCAGTCCCAGCTAATATCCCCTGCCAGCCTCCAAAAGTGGTACCTGGTTGATGAGCGGGGAGAAATGGGACATAGTTTTGGGGATGAATTGCAGTTGCGCCCACAACGATAAACATTAAAATAACCAATAACTTTACACTAACAATAATATTTTCAATCCGGCTAACCTGATGGACACCGCGGGAAATTAAGATTCCAACGATTAGAATTGCAAAGGCGGCCAGAATATCAATATAAGACCCTGTATGTGGATCAAAGCCACCAGTTAAAGCATGGGGCAATTTAATCCCAAAGCTGCCGAGAAAGCCTTGCATATAAGCTGACCACCCAGACGCAACAAAGGCGACTGAAATAAAATACTCAGCTAAAAGGGCCCAGCCAGCAATCCAGCCAAAGAATTCACCAAACAAAACATTGATCCAGGAAAAAGCAGAACCAGCAAAAGGCAGTACCGAAGACGTTTCCGCATAAGCTAATGCCGATAATCCTGCACCAATTGCGGCTACAATGAAGGCCAATGGAACTGCAGGACCGGTATGCTCAGCGGCAACAATCCCTGGCAAAGTAAATATAGCCGTGCCCACTACCATCCCAGTTCCTAGTCCAATTAAGTCTCTTGTTCGTAAACTAGGAGTTAATTGCGCATCCTTTTCTTCATAAACGCGCGGATTTTGCTTAAGAAATAATCGTTTAATTAATTTTTTCATTCACGTCACCTTAGTCTGGAACAGTTGGATCTTCATCCAGCTTAATATCTTCTAACATTAGTTGTTGTTCCCGACTGAGCTTAGCGGTTTTTAAAAGGTCTGGTCGACGGTGAAGAGTCCGTCGTAGCGATTCACGCATCCGCCATTCTTTAATTTTTTGATGATTTCCACTCGTAAGAACTTCCGGTACCTTCATTCCCCGAAAATCTGCCGGACGTGTATATTGCGGATATTCTAGCAAACCGTTACTAAATGAGTCTCCCATTGGTGAAGACATATTGCCGAGCACACCAGGAACAAAGCGGACGGTTGCATCAATCATCACCATCGCAGCTAATTCTCCACCTGTTAATACATAGTCACCAAGAGATGCTTCATCGGTAACTAAATTACGAATTCGTTCATCATATCCCTCATAATGACCGCAGATAAATGTTAAGTGATCTTCTTGGGCTAACTCTTTGGCATAGGCTTGATCAAATTTTCGACCAGCGGGATCCATTAAAATAACGCGCCCTTTTGAATACTGATCTTTCGTTTGTTCATGAATTGCATCCATAGCGTCAAAAATCGGTTGCGCTTGAAGAAGCATCCCCGCTCCCCCACCAAATGGCGCATCGTCAACATGGTTATGCTTATCGGTAGTATATTGACGAAAATCGGTCACATTAATATCAACAAATCCATTATCTTGTGCTTTACCGATAATGGATTCCCCCATTGTTGCTTGAAACATATTGGGGAACAAGCTTAAAATATCAATCCTCATTATTCAAGTCCTTCCATTAATTCGACTGTTACAAGATTTTTATCAAGATCAACGTTTTTAACAACATCATCAATCACTGGTAATAATAAATCCCGTTTTTCTGGACGTTCAACAACCCATACATCATTCGCACCAGGGGATAGAATTTCCTTAATTTTACCCAGATGACGGCCATCTGTTGTTTCAACGTCTAATCCAATAATCTGGTGGTAGTAATATTGACCATCGTCTAAGGGCTGTTGATCATCAGCACTGACCATTAATTTGTGGTCACGGAATTGTTCAACATCATTGATATTATCGTAGCCGACAAACTTAACAAGAACGAAGCCCTTATGTTGTCGAGCACTTTCGATTGTCAATGGTAAAGGTTCTCCTGATTGTTGTAAGTACAAGATATTTCCCTTGGCAAATCGTTCATCAATAAAATCAGTAGTTGCTAATACACGCACTTCTCCACGAACACCATGAGTATTTACAATTTTACCAACATTATAATATTCCATAAATTCCTCCTGAAAAGACAAAAACTCCCACAGATTAGTGTGGGAGTTTTAAATTTAGTGACGATGGTCATTAATTAATAGCCGGACTCGCTTAGAGTTAGCCCGCCGAGATTGAGTACCCTCGACTATTATTCGCAATGCTGCGGCAACATGTCCCTGTCGGCCAATTAGACGGCCAACATCATTGGGAGCAACATCAATTATATAACGATGGTAACGTCCATCATCTTTTTGGGTAATTGACAATGCCTGTGGCTGCTTCAATAGCGGAATAACTAAACTACGAATTAACGACTCAATATCTGTCTCAGCCATGACTGATTATCACTACTTCTTAGCGTACTTTGCTTCGTGGTACTTCTTCATAACACCAGCTGCTTGAAGCATGTTACGAACAGTATCTGAAGGTTGAGCACCCTTTTGTAACCATTCCATAACAGCGTCTTCATCAAACTTGACTTCCTTAGGAGTAGTCAATGGGTTGTAAGTACCTACTGAAGTAATAAAACGACCATCACGTGGGGCACGTGAGTCAGCTACAACGATCCGGTAGAATGGACGCTTCTTTGAACCCATGCGCTTTAAACGAATTTTAAC
This region includes:
- a CDS encoding IS30 family transposase; amino-acid sequence: MGTTILSFQNRIVIETLHNEGRSLRYIANYLGFSKTTVFNELHRLNGEYQAELAQTDFERKVSQRGRKSSLTKSLKHLIEEKIQVQKWSPEQVAHVVGIAYKMVYNWIDQGWLDVQLPDLPDHGIRRHRAKEKRGTFSHGRSIEERPHKVETRQEFGHFEADTVLSGKRKGQAMVTFVERKSRLTIVKRLHGRDSQSMTQAVLELASQLQDKLKTLTVDHGKEFANYQAIEQLTGTQVYFAHAYSPHERGSNENRNRVLRRFIPKGQAIEELSDRQLVQINWYLNSRPLKCLNWHTPIEIFLLNLRH
- the cas9 gene encoding type II CRISPR RNA-guided endonuclease Cas9 (Cas9, originally named Csn1, is the large, multifunctional signature protein of type II CRISPR/Cas systems. It is well known even to general audiences because its RNA-guided endonuclease activity has made it a popular tool for custom editing of eukaryotic genomes.), with the translated sequence MLGSEIVDDPNKQDDLEKIIEWSTVFEDSRIYKVKLQEIGWLTEKQKNELVSHRYQGWGRLSRKLLVELKDKNGRSILDILWNSQRTFMEIQSRPEFAEQITNENQDKLTEDNYEDVLANAYTSPQNKKAIRQVIKVVDDIVKAAGKVPKFISLEFARSDERSDRTKSRKTQIQKIYETTAKELLKDDQLIKELGSVSDLSDRLYLYFTQLGRDMYTGKPINIDEISTMYDIDHILPQAFLKDDSLDNRILVRRKDNNAKSDTVPALKFGKMKPFWNKLQKHGLISKRKLNNLQTNPESIDKFKAVGFVNRQLVETRQVIKLAANILASRYPDSKIIEVKASLTHQMRESFNLIKNRDVNDYHHAVDAYLSAFIGQYLYNRYPKLQPYFVYGQFKKFDKQSTRIGMKTNHFNFLYDLEPEGKNVKIRKPTKIINKETGEIIGDRDELVAKLNRGYNFKYMLISQEVYTRSGALFDQTIYPANSGKKLIPLKQNKTTAIYGGYSGSKAAYMSIIRLRNKKGETYRIVGIPVRAVNKLNQAKKKSNEKYLAELKAVIEPQIAKTKKDRKTGQRVLVPQEFDVIIPEVMYRQLIVDGDQKFTLGSSTYQYNARQLVLDSESLVTLSKNFIERQIARNNLNEFSDVD
- a CDS encoding CRISPR-associated endonuclease Cas9 REC1/REC2 domain-containing protein, with translation MNKQIATQISKAILGYNFSLNEILKIEADDKSKWKLNFSSADIDDKLPNLISELDESQESILNIILSLYSRLTLNGIVPSGMSLSEAMIDKYDTHKEHLDLLKKYVKILPIKNRKEIAETYAQYVGNSLKKSGHISQEEFYKAVKKNLDKSETTQKILGLISEEKFMPKQRTNQNGVIPYQLHQKELDQIIVNQSQYYPWLAELNPVKEHKDAKYKLDELIAFRVPYYVGPLIDPKTTPQTEQGNKNASFAWMVRKENGQITPWNFDKKVDRISSANNFIKRMITKDTYLIGEDVLPAHSLIYERFKVLNELNMIRVNGKKLSVSVKQNLYNDLFKHQKKINRKKLANYLQANLGIPERPQITGLSDPEKFNSQLSSYIDLQKY
- a CDS encoding exodeoxyribonuclease III, whose product is MKFISWNIDSINAALTGTSVRAGETREVLQKIAAMKPDVIAIQETKLSKNGPTKKHLTVLQELFPNYEVAWRSSVEPARKGYAGTMYLYLAQYEPKVTYPKINAPEPMDDEGRIITLEFPDFYVTEVYTPNSGNGLKRLDERQTWDDCYRDYLHELDQQKPVIASGDFNVAHEEIDLAHPATNHHSAGFTDEERTHFSKLLAAGFTDSFRHLHPDEKGVYSWWAQRVITSKQNNSGWRIDYWLVSDRLADKITEAGMIDSGERRDHTPIILEIDL